A genomic stretch from Oreochromis niloticus isolate F11D_XX linkage group LG11, O_niloticus_UMD_NMBU, whole genome shotgun sequence includes:
- the nes gene encoding nestin — translation MELHSLQRTTHTNHLGEEKQQMLNLNRRLETYLNRVKLLEEENMLLAKEIQAMRRNNHGALTRRRGLEEELRQARLEVDAVWRDRVLTELEVGKLTEELQALDLWRQREAEEKVKAKTKLEQSRMELEEEQRAQIWLREKVNQLEHEMRLLIQTHGEDVAHLEATLTHSRATLSHTFAQKGNHTPNLLQLGHEYSQSATRAWQEAAEAYQGQLTQLEESLNQARSRLTQVGQEKRESQLKLQALEKEIISAQEIRQHLEKTVAQQTDKYSQEMQQLQEHLEALEVEKHEFGQQIDHITMENRGLMQLKMSLGLEVATYRALLDGESLRGDVSVLNQPRNISITDAVFNSQGVKKNYQTQLSASHKTTSLSSIRRIAEPTVMSATVVLSRKSVASNGKPKISEKLADTGARKAEIWETPYPKIMQDGAVENFRPQEVCEKVTYAEPLSPPNELETNPKAPSGEEEVDWNDVDVECADERPVVESVVSCQVESSLSAEQSFNDEVGHHPFTAPSYTPYHANVKEEPSSFPDESDEDVALLGEAEEQYMQQDPLDTCVKEACTDKDTGHIQEESSDSETEAVLEPTPESRPSSPESQCEPPESVFNQAVDKNVDLNVTNEVDPAEIKQEITCSMIETSQMDVEDKLYPDGEEMDTWDSVIERKTDVKKDDCITNDEVKGQHAEPEEDISAREQVNEQNGSIMQDFATVVQQDNTMTSSLIDKLADDQEHAALEQELAPPPDNEGDDDEEDSQNVSMSWKTELEGDSYAQDNTLADTRPLIRYKSDETDANTQASHMDESESSEGEQEKKIGETGTGTWSESKAKKFGTMEDLCEEVEGETMDDEYNLSYTHIKDGDDDDGTTVTERVIPVNDKERAEEVIRDASEGHSDEETEELTEHMVPANVAYDEELETDKLVEQELENLCTDSYSTHFAQQQDSDQLLHTNDEFVHEITEEEEDMSSGETEIRVNHELVSSTTIIDQTSENPSFRDLADMTHHTDTVDIEDIHYEDQESKDTPEEREEECGPNVSMVTQADVAEEQTGFSEFMSRPEMEEISNSEDPNSVLPVTTDEENVQDMAAQDEVKEVFPLEVIGQSEEQVESDKDCQELPEAEWEVLGDPKEDFEARDEIEHDDCQKVPETTNEGDVTHQEEPLEIPHESTADENGIFKANDPANNGLNGFFSSGIKSDFWVSSLESGATCEPDDACNEAAEQTNENVGFADNLVWEITGNQNVFNGKSRVDIESALTTKSEQEQMHKEVKQVLGRNVSEGELVHSEESEAEAELWSSGEEPA, via the exons ATGGAGCTCCACAGTTTACAAAGGACCACCCACACCAACCACCTGGGTGAGGAGAAGCAGCAGATGCTGAACCTAAATCGACGACTCGAGACCTACCTGAACCGAGTTAAACTGCTAGAGGAGGAAAACATGCTGCTTGCAAAGGAGATACAAGCTATGAGACGCAATAATCATGGAGCCTTGACACGCAGGAGAGGCCTGGAGGAAGAGTTGCGGCAGGCAAGACTGGAAGTAGATGCAGTCTGGAGAGATAGGGTCCTCACAGAGCTGGAAGTTGGCAAGTTGACTGAGGAACTTCAAGCGCTGGACTTGTGGAGACAGAGGGAGGCTGAAGAAAAAGTGAAGGCCAAGACAAAGCTGGAGCAAAGCAGGATGGAGTTGGAGGAGGAACAGAGGGCACAGATTTGGCTTAGAGAGAAGGTCAACCAGCTGGAGCATGAGATGAGACTCCTGATCCAAACACATGGGGAGGATGTAGCCCACCTGGAAGCCACACTGACCCATTCAAGAGCTACATTATCTCACACATTTGCTCAAAAGGGCAACCATACACCAAATCTCCTTCAGCTGGGACATGAATACTCTCAGAGTGCCACCAGAGCATGGCAGGAGGCAGCAGAGGCCTATCAGGGCCAGCTGACTCAGTTAGAGGAGTCACTTAACCAGGCCAGGAGCCGTTTGACGCAAGTGGGCCAGGAGAAACGTGAGAGCCAGCTGAAGCTCCAAGCCCTGGAGAAAGAGATCATCTCAGCTCAGGAGATCAGACAGCATCTGGAGAAAACTGTTGCCCAgcagacagacaaatacagcCAAGAGATGCAGCAGCTCCAG GAGCACTTGGAGGCCTTAGAGGTGGAGAAGCACGAGTTTGGTCAACAGATCGATCATATCACGATGGAGAACCGAGGCCTGATGCAGCTGAAAATGTCTCTAGGTCTCGAAGTAGCAACATACAG AGCTTTGCTGGATGGTGAAAGCCTGAGGGGAGATGTGTCTGTGTTAAATCAGCCAAGAAACATTTCCATCACAG ATGCAGTTTTCAATTCTCAAGGCGTTAAAAAGAATTACCAGACTCAGCTGTCTGCCAGCCACAAAACCACTTCTCTCTCATCTATTCGCAGAATAGCAGAACCAACGGTAATGTCTGCCACTGTAGTTTTAAGTAGAAAATCTGTAGCCTCAAATGGAAAACCAAAGATTTCAGAGAAACTTGCTGATACTGGTGCAAGAAAGGCAGAAATTTGGGAAACCCCTTATCCAAAAATAATGCAGGATGGAGCTGTTGAAAATTTCAGACCACAGGAAGTTTGTGAAAAAGTCACGTATGCTGAGCCTTTGTCGCCTCCTAATGAGCTAGAAACTAATCCTAAAGCACCATCAGGGGAAGAGGAAGTGGACTGGAACGATGTTGATGTTGAATGCGCTGATGAAAGGCCAGTTGTTGAGTCAGTTGTCAGTTGTCAGGTTGAATCTTCCCTCAGCGCTGAGCAATCCTTCAATGATGAAGTTGGCCATCACCCGTTTACAGCACCCAGCTATACACCATATCATGCAAATGTGAAAGAAGAGCCCAGCAGTTTCCCAGATGAGTCTGATGAGGATGTAGCTTTGTTAGGGGAAGCTGAAGAGCAATATATGCAACAGGATCCACTTGATACATGTGTAAAGGAAGCATGTACAGACAAAGATACAGGGCATATTCAAGAGGAGAGTTCAGATTCTGAAACAGAGGCAGTGCTTGAACCGACACCTGAATCCAGGCCTAGCAGCCCAGAATCACAATGCGAGCCTCCAGAAAGTGTTTTTAACCAAGCTGTTGATAAAAATGTAGATCTAAATGTGACAAATGAAGTTGATCCAgctgaaataaaacaagaaataacTTGTTCTATGATAGAGACAAGCCAAATGGATGTCGAAGATAAATTATACCCTGACGGAGAAGAGATGGATACATGGGACAGTGTAATAGAAAGGAAGACTGATGTAAAGAAAGATGATTGCATTACAAATGATGAAGTAAAAGGACAACATGCTGAACCAGAGGAAGACATATCAGCAAGAGAACAAGTGAATGAGCAGAACGGAAGCATTATGCAGGATTTTGCTACAGTTGTACAGCAAGACAACACTATGACTTCTTCCCTGATAGACAAGCTAGCAGATGACCAAGAGCACGCTGCATTAGAGCAAGAGCTTGCTCCACCTCCTGATAACGAaggagatgatgatgaagaagactCTCAAAATGTTTCCATGTCGTGGAAGACTGAGCTGGAGGGTGACAGTTATGCTCAGGACAACACTCTGGCTGATACTCGTCCTCTGATCCGATACAAAAGCGATGAGACTGATGCCAACACTCAGGCGTCACACATGGATGAGAGTGAGTCCAGTGAAGGTGAGCAGGAAAAGAAGATCGGAGAGACAGGAACTGGAACGTGGAGTGAAAGCAAGGCAAAGAAATTTGGAACCATGGAAGATCTGTGTGAAGAAGTTGAAGGAGAAACAATGGATGATGAATATAATCTGAGTTACACTCATATCAAAGATGGGGATGATGATGACGGTACAACTGTAACTGAGCGCGTTATCCCGGTGAATGATAAAGAACGTGCAGAAGAAGTGATCAGAGATGCCAGTGAGGGACATTCAGATGAAGAAACTGAAGAACTAACAGAACACATGGTACCTGCAAACGTGGCCTATGATGAAGAGTTGGAAACGGACAAACTTGTGGAGCAGGAATTAGAGAATCTGTGCACAGACAGCTATAGCACTCACTTTGCACAGCAGCAAGACAGCGACCAACTGCTACACACGAATGACGAGTTTGTCCATGAGATaacagaggaagaagaggacaTGTCGTCCGGTGAGACTGAAATAAGGGTGAACCACGAACTTGTATCTTCCACTACAATTATAGATCAAACTTCTGAAAACCCAAGTTTCAGGGATTTGGCAGATATGACGCATCACACAGACACTGTGGATATAGAGGACATCCACTATGAAGATCAAGAATCGAAAGATACCCCAGAGGAAAGGGAAGAAGAGTGTGGGCCCAATGTGTCCATGGTGACGCAAGCTGATGTAGCAGAAGAACAAACAGGATTTAGCGAATTTATGAGCAGACCTGAGATGGAAGAAATCAGCAACTCAGAGGATCCAAATTCTGTGTTACCCGTGACAACAGATGAGGAAAATGTGCAGGATATGGCAGCTCAGGATGAGGTAAAAGAGGTTTTCCCTCTTGAAGTTATCGGTCAGTCTGAAGAACAAGTTGAGAGTGATAAAGATTGCCAGGAGCTTCCTGAAGCTGAATGGGAAGTTCTAGGAGACCCAAAAGAGGATTTTGAAGCCAGGGATGAGATTGAACATGATGATTGTCAAAAAGTGCCAGAAACCACAAATGAGGGTGATGTTACACACCAGGAGGAGCCCCTTGAGATTCCCCATGAAAGTACAGCTGATGAAAATGGTATTTTTAAGGCAAATGATCCAGCAAACAATGGGCTCAATGGTTTCTTTTCCTCTGGCATAAAGAGTGACTTCTGGGTGTCCTCTTTAGAGAGCGGTGCCACCTGTGAACCAGATGATGCCTGCAATGAAGCAGCTGAGCAAACTAATGAGAATGTGGGATTTGCTGACAACCTAGTCTGGGAGATTACAGGAAACCAGAATGTGTTTAACGGCAAGTCAAGGGTGGATATTGAGTCAGCGCTCACTACTAAGAGCGAGCAGGAACAAATGCATaaagaagtaaagcaagtgttgGGTAGAAATGTTAGCGAGGGGGAGTTGGTTCATTCTGAGGAGtctgaagctgaagctgaattGTGGTCATCTGGGGAGGAACCAGcataa